The Candidatus Methylomirabilota bacterium region AGCCTTCGTCGAGCCACACGCCCAGGTCGAGGAGACGGCACGTCAGCGAGCAGAACGGCCGGTCGGGATTGCCCTGCCACGGCATGCGACGTCGGCAGCGCGGGCAGCGTACGCTGCGGCCGGAGGGTGCGGCCCGGCCCGCGCCGGCGGCCGAGGGGGCGGGATCCCTGATCATGGTTCAAGCGCCGCATCGTACTCAGCCCCGACAAAGCATGTCAACTCGCGCACTTTGCCGGCACCGGCGGCACGTTTCTCATTGACACGCGGCGAATGCGTCGCGTAGAGTGTGCGGCGACAAAGACGTGGAAACGACCGAAGGGCCGTCGCCTCCACCACACCCCGTTGTCTGCAGGAGAACCTGAACGCATGACTGCACTGGGGCACCTGCGCGCGCTGGGCGGGTTCGCGCTCGTCATCACGGTCGGCGTGCTGGCCGTGCTGCTGCTGACGCCGGTGGGGCCGGCCGGTGCCCAGAGTGGGGCCCACCCGGCCGGCGGCGAAGCCAGCCTCCAGATCCCCGATCTCGACCAGGTCCAGTTCGGCGTCTTCGGGGGTCGTACGCTGCTCTTCGCCGGCCTCGTCGTCTGCGTGGCGGGCTTGCTGTTCGGGCTGGTGATCTTCAGACAGCTCCGTGGCCTGCCGGTGCATGCCGCCATGCGGGA contains the following coding sequences:
- the yacG gene encoding DNA gyrase inhibitor YacG translates to MIRDPAPSAAGAGRAAPSGRSVRCPRCRRRMPWQGNPDRPFCSLTCRLLDLGVWLDEGYRIGAEPMSSGGEPDVR